The Acidimicrobiales bacterium nucleotide sequence CGCGACAGCGAGGTGTGCAGCTCGAGCGACGCCAGGTTCGCCACCCAGACCAGGGTGGGGAGGTCGCCGGCCACGCAGAACGGGATCTCGGCGTTGTTGCGCCCGCTCCACACGGGGGCGACCTCCACCCAGTCGGGGCGGTGGCGGGGGCAGTGCTTCTCGTAGAAGAAGTGCTTCTCCACGCCGTCGGGGTAGCGCTTCAGCGTGAGTGGCCGGCCGGCCAGGTGGGGCAGGAGGGCGGGTGCGACCTGCCGGTAGTACCGGATCACCTCGCCCTTGGTGAAGCCCGCCTCCGGGTACAGGACCTTGTCGAGGTTGGAGAGGCTGAGCTGCCTCCCCTCGACCTCGACGGTGAGGGTGGAGCCGGCGGCCACCCGTCAGCCCCGGGCGCCGGCGGCCGCCCGGCTCACGAGGCCTTCTTCGCCTTCTCCCCGGACTTCGACCCGGCCTCCGCCCCGTCGCCGTCGTCGGCCTTGGCCTTGGCCTTGGCGGCGGCCTTCCCGTCGCCCTTGGCGGCGGCGAGCGACGCCTCCAGGGCGGCCATGAGGTCGACCACCGGGGTGGCGGCCTTGGCCGCCGGCGGCGCCACGATTTCCTTGCCCTCGGCCTTCTGCTCGATCAGCTCGAGGACCTTCTCCCGGTAGGTGTCCTCGTACTTCTCGGGCTGGAAGTCCCCCGACAGCGACTCGATCAGCTGGCGCGCCATCTTCAGCTCGCGGTCGCTCACGTTGGACGCCTTGGTCGGCAGTCCCTCCAGCTCGTCCTGGGGCACGACCTCGTCGGCGAAGTTCATGGTGGACATGACGAGGGCCTCGTCCACCGGGCGGATGGCGACCAGGTACTGCTTGGTGCGCATGACGACCCGGGCGATGCCGACCTTGCCCGACTCGCGCATGGCCTCCAGCAGCAGGCGGTAGGCCTTCTCGCCGCGGCTGTCGGGCAGGACGTAGTACGAGGCGTCGAAGAACAGCGGGTCGATCTGATCGAGGTCCACGAAGTCCTCGATGTCGATCGTGTGGGTGCTCTCGGGGTCGAGGGCCTCCAGCTCCTCGGGCTCGATCACCACGTACTGCCCCTTGGCGATCTCGTAGCCCTTGACGATGTCCTCGTACGCCACCTCCTCGCCGTCGGCCGAGCACACCCGCTTCTGGTTGATGCGGGCGCCGTCGGGGGCGTGCAGCTGG carries:
- a CDS encoding Ku protein; this encodes MARSIWGGAISFGLVNVPVKLFTAVRKKDVRFHQLHAPDGARINQKRVCSADGEEVAYEDIVKGYEIAKGQYVVIEPEELEALDPESTHTIDIEDFVDLDQIDPLFFDASYYVLPDSRGEKAYRLLLEAMRESGKVGIARVVMRTKQYLVAIRPVDEALVMSTMNFADEVVPQDELEGLPTKASNVSDRELKMARQLIESLSGDFQPEKYEDTYREKVLELIEQKAEGKEIVAPPAAKAATPVVDLMAALEASLAAAKGDGKAAAKAKAKADDGDGAEAGSKSGEKAKKAS